The window ATGGATTGTGCAGGATACTGCTATACTAGGTGTGAATATAGTCCCTTCTGTGCTTtaagccctcattacctctctcgtagactattgcaatagctttctgatTGGCTTCCCcacttccatttcctctcctttgtCATCCATCCTCCAAACAGCTGGCATACTGCTATTTCCAAAGCCCAGTTCTGTCCATCCTCTTCCTCTGCTAAAGAAACTTCAGTAATTCCccattacctttaggatcaaatatacacTTTTCTGTTTGGCAGTTAAAGCCTTTTGATGCCTGGCTGCAGACCATCTTCCCAAGCTGCTTATGCATTTCTGCTCCTGTCATACTGACCATTCGCTTATCCCCATACACAACCTTCCATCTCCCATATCCCATCTTCCATACCTATGTGCCAGCAAAATGTCTGGcacctagtaaatgcttaacaaatgcttttcatttattcattcccatCTTCGTGTCTTTGCAGAGACTGCGACTCAAACCTGTCatgctccctccttccctctgatgCTTTGAATCCATACAGAGCTCCTTTTAAGGTTTAACTCAAGTGCTCTGACATCCAAGGAGTCCCCCAGTTGTCAgagcctctccctcccccaaagttactttggattttattttctatggattttgtatttgaacccagattctcccATTCTAGAGACAGCATTCTTTGCATTGTGCAACACTGCCTCCTGCTGAAATCAGAGGTCTAAtccaaaaaaatatgtatttttttgccCAAACTTGCCCACgtacatattgttttcctccAGTAGAAAGTACGTTTTTTGAAGATAGGGATtcctttggtttttgtctttgtatcccagtaccTAGAACAGTATCCTGTTCTAGAATAGGGATTTGGTTTAACATTGCACTGATATAAGGAACTGCACCCTCCTCTCCCTATGCAGGTTGGTGCTTTCTCTGGCATGTATATAGTCTTAGGGAATTGTCTTCTATCGCACCGATGGGTGAAGGGACGTGCTGAGGGCCTCCCAGGCAGCATGAGTCAGAGGCATGACTTGACTCTAGATATTCCTGATCCCGGCACCAGCTCTCTAGGGGTTtaaaggaatggaatggaatgactGGAAGGGCACACTTGATGGGAGTGCTCAGATGCCTTCCAACTCGAAGATTCTCAGGCTCAGTTCctccattctccccccccccccgcccccgcccccggtGCCGGTGCCCATTCCAACCTCGCCATTTTATCTTAAAGACTGCCGAAAAATTACTTTTCCATTTGCTCTCAGCAGTAAGTATAGGAACGAGAAGGGTGGGCTgttgaggaggggaggaggggagggaactgCTGAAGATGAACAAGTTAATTAGTTAATAAAGCTACAACCAGTGTCCCCGATGGCTCGTGGTCACAGTAATTAACGTTAGATGTTAGCTCAGCGAGGAGCTGGCGCTATTAAGAAGGAAGGGGGGCGGGGTTGCAACAACCCAGTCCTAGTCTGCGGAACcaccaccagcaaaaagattattcCTCTCTGGTGCCTTGCCATGGCGGGTAGGGAGGAGGGTGTAACTGAGAGCTGCATACAAATGCCTATAGAACGTTTTCGGTCCTGCTCTATGAGGCATCATACTCCATTGCAGTAGAATGGAAAGGGTGCTATATTGGggggtcagaggacttgggttcaaatctactCTGTCACTAACTACATCATTTTGGGtcaatcacttcccctctctgagccatagtttcctcatttgtaaaatgagtgggttgggaCCAATGACCTCTGACACATCTATAATCCCAGGAGCTGCATCTCTACTCGGTAAAattagcaatcaatcaacaagcctaGCCAAAATTTGTCTTCAGAAGGGTCAAACCATCCTCAGGTGCACATTGGGGAATAGCTTCCTGGAAGGTTCTACATCCCCTCTAGGCTGAGCAAGCAGCAGGGGCTCAAGCACACTTCTCTAAGGGAGCACACTGGCATGTGTGAGGAGCTATAGAGATGCTCTCCCAGCAACCCCAGGAGGGAAGCCAGAGAGCATCCTGGGAGGAGTGTGGAGGAGAGAAGGCTTCAATTTGGATGCAAATGTTCTGCCATTCGATGTGTGGGAAAGCAATGTGCAGAGGAGGAACAGAACCGAGAGTTTGGGGGTGGTTACAGGAAGAATAACAAGAGCACCTCCAATTTCTATTGCACCTTTCTCTGGGGACAATGATGAATTACCAGAGGAGCTTTGGGATAAATGAGGAAAAACTCACCACTCATAGAAGACCTAGGACGAGTGAGATAACTTCTGGCTGGTCTTCCTACGTTTCTGCTGACGTTGTTCACCCCCGAAACCCCCAACTGACATCACCCCACTCCCTTGtggaggcagagaaagaattggttCTTTAGATTAAATGTCTATTTCTGGTTCTCTAGCCCTTTGTGGTAGCATTAACCTAATCAGAAGCAGAAGAGAATTCAGGCCTCGCCTACAGTCTGGGGCAGACATAGGGAGAGTTCCCGGCAGAAAAGTACCCAGGATGGGGAAGTCAGGGCTTAAACCCAGGTGTTGACATTGAAGAGTAAGGTGTCCCACTTCCTTTTGTGGTCCAGAGACTGTTGTTCTTATGCTTCTTGTCTTCTCGTCTTCTGCCAGCCATACTCCTAACTAACTGGGGTTGGGGTAGGTGGGGAAAGCAGGCCCTTGGAAATGGATGGAGGTCGCTGTCAGAAAAGGTCAGGGaactcagcttccttatctacaAATTGGGGTAAAAATACCTGTAGTACTGATCTTATAGGACAgttatgaggttcaaataaaataatgtatttacatgtatttaAGCtttaaagaatcataaaaaaagaaaaggccaggGGAGAAGGGAGATAAGATGGGTCACCCCTGTTCCCCCCATGACTGAATCTATGGGTAGTCTGTCTCACCTAGGGCCTGCTTGTCTGTATTCTTTCTGCCTTGAAAGTGCTTTTCCCCTTACGTCTCTCACCATACTCTTACGAAGTTTCTCTCAGCTATGGTCCCTCCCAGGTCTTGTCCTTTTTTACTTGCCCTTTCCACTTTCCAGATCTTTGTTGATGTCATCTATGGATACCCAGGCCACTCTCCTGCCTCTTTTAATAAATCCAATAATGGCTCATAGTCATCACCAGCACCCCAATCCCTCAGCCCTCCTAATACCCTGGAATCTAGCCTTCTTAGCCTGGTCAACTTCCATGGTCTGCCTTTTGTTTCATAATAATGAGAGTGTGAGAAATGAAAACCCGtgtttaaatcaagcctctaactAGTTTATGAAAAGGAAGGTGTGATCTTGTAAAGTCAAAAAGATTAAAGAATGAGGAGAGACATTGAAACCTGGCAGTGAGGAAATATATGATGACATTCAAGAAAGAGTGTTTTTGTAATTATAGAGGCAGTAAAAGTTTCCAGGAAATTCTGAAGtttggaggaaacagaggcagtgGGTTTTGACTATTTAATGAAGATATTTGgccaggaaaggagaaaataggtTGGTAGCTAGAAAGGACTCTAGAGGGTGGGTTTTGTTTGTCAAGACAGAATTTCTGTGTGTCTGTAGATGGATACACTGGAGCCAGTGGAAATAGAGAAATTGAGATAATTGGGAAATGAACATTTTCcatgggggagtggggaaggaacgTGTTCAAAGATTAGAAGGGATGAGAGCCAAACACTAGCCACTGGAGGGAAGGATGAAGGTTAGTGTATAGACATAAGGATTTACTGAGGTAGACAAGAGGGTGAATCAATAGTTCATGCTGGATAACTTcaatcattttcttcaaaataggaaatgaaatCATCTGCCAGGAgcgaggaaaagggaaggggatatTTGAGGAAAAAGTGGAGGCTTAAAACAGCCAGGTCAACAGTGGTCAAAAGCATCAGGGAgacaagagaaaatgagaaaagggcCTTTGGATTAGGACCTTGTGATATTTGAGGATCAGTTAGTTTAAAGAGGAGATTGTTTAGCCTGATGAAGACATGGAGAAgagacatgatagctatcttctgGTATTTGAGAGGGCTGTCACtgggaagaaggattagacttggtCTGTTTGGCCTCTGAGGATAGAGTTTAGTAGCAAAGGATGAAAGCTGCCAAGAGGAAGATTTCAGCTCAGTAtaagaaaaacttcctagcaaTCAGATCTGTCCCAAAGTGTAAGTGGGCTGCTTCAGGAGCTATCAATGGGAgaatagctcttattcttataaattttaatccGTTTCCTagatatcttagaaatgagatgtCAAAAAAAACCCCCTTTCTGTAAATATTTCTTCCCATTTACCTGCTTCTCTTCTTATTTTAGCTGTAtctgtgtggcactgggcaagtcatttaatctctccatgCCTCCAGATAACTCTTCTCTCTAAAACCAGTTTTAAAGACATACTGAGTGTTAAGGCAAACTATGCATGCTCAAAAACAAAGTTGTTGTTCActcctttttcagtcatatctgactcttcatgatttcatttgtggttttcttgacaaagatattagagtggtttgccatttccttctccagttcattttacagatgaagaaattgatgtaAATAGGTCAAAtggcttgcttagggtcacatagcttgtaagtgtatgaaaccagatttgaactctggaagataagTCATCCTGATTTCAGACCTGGcacactatctactgtgctactgaGCTGCCCTAAAAGCAGGGTTATACTTGCTAAGATGTGGAACCTAGAACTGGATACTTAAGGTTCAGTTGCACATATTGCTTCATTTTAAACAATGTTGAcatagaagataatatttgtaaagaaagactctatgggggcagctaggtggtgcagtggataaagcaactggctctggattcagaaggacctgagttcaaatccaacctcagatacctgacacttactaactgtgtgaccctgggcaagtcacttaaccctcattgccctgcaaaaaaaaaaaaaaagaaagaaagaaaaaaagaaaaagaaaaaagactcttTTTATTCAcacctttcttctcttccatcaCCAGCACGCCAGCTACACTCTCATAGAAACTCTACTAACAACTGACCAATGTTGCCAACCAGTTCAATTGAAAAATCTGCCAGATAGAAGAATAGTAGCATAAGGGAAGAATAAGTTTAAATCAGAAAACAGACAATACTGTAATGAGAAGCAATATAATGTCTGTTTCTGCAGAATGGAATGGTCTATGATGGTTTTAGGATGGCTTATAATGTATATGTCCAGTAATCATCATTTTCAAAGAGTCTGTCTTTGTGCTACAAGAATGCAAACATTATTAACATCTTGATTATGTGATTATAAAGCTGATGAAGTATGATTACTGGCTACCAGTGGGGAACAAAGGAACTACTCTGGTTTAGTGTACATAATAGAAATGATATTATAAAAGTAAATAAGCATCTTTTGGGAATTGGTTTGCAGTAGAAAGTCAAATGCCTGTGACAATTTGGAAATAATTTGATGACAGGTTGAGAAACTGCTAGAACGCATACACTTTTAGCTTAGTCTAAAATGAATCACTACACAAATACCAAAATCTCAAATTCATTGTGTATATGGTCATGATGATTTTGCTGCAGAAACAAATCTACAATGCTTTGAATGTGCACATGCTTGTTTGtcagagaaaaaatatatgtttataatgtAATTGGGTAATTGAGGATGCCATTAAAGAATTATTTACTgtgaactgtgagaaaataatgggttttggcagatactcaaaggcccacctggagagtaatctaaactgattgaattaagtgagagtgattgactttgctgattaacctacttaaagttaattatactgtaaccacacctggctggcccttaaggaggtattgttctcagaagctaaggactttgaactcaactggagaccaccttcaaatccagtgaaccaatggatttggatgatgcctaccaatcagcttgaagcagtgtgtaaggaccgcctctgctccagacctataaaaagcttccatactcagtttgaggggagttcatggttgaagcaggctcacaGTAGAgcacttgaggaagaacccgaccaggctggaactctaggctagataggccttttcttaactttctgaactccacgtgttctccttttactaatacctagtatgctctagtaaatgcttaatgcccaaagactggtgataaagcttctaatttaaggcgaccacacatttagattttaaacatcacagaaccCTTTGGACTTTTCTTCCTCAACCCCCCATGTGTTCTCAAGCCATTAAATGGAAACCATTGACTATAACTCCAAGTTATATTTATGCAAGAGGCAGCATGTATAATGAATAGAAAGCCAAGAAGATCTAGGTTCCAGTCTCCCCTTTGACAAATACTgcccgtgtgatcctgggcaagtcacttaattcctcagtgctctaagcaactgTCTCAGTAGAAAAGATGTCAATCTGTGCTGATAAAGGAAGTTTCTTCACTCAGAAGTTCCTTATTAAGTATAAAATGCCAAGAAATCACAGCTCTAGTCCCTATCTcctatagcatttatataaaaataataaatagcactttgaggtttgtaaagcactttctggatgttatctcatttgatcctcaaaacagccttgtgaaataggtgctattatttctcccattttacagatgaggaaactgagggctcagagagatgaaatgacttcctTATGGTGTTATGGATAGTGAGCGTCAAGGGTAGGATATAAATCCAGATGTCcttactccaagttcagtactctttcTCTTATGCCATACTGAACTAAGGAGTTCCAACGCTACTTAGCTTCTGAGATCAGACAAGAATAGGTACATTGTAGGTGGTATGGCCATACACTACCAGGTGTCTACCActgggtagtgcagtagatagagcattggacctggaatcaggaggatctacattcaagttcagcctcagacactttactaggtatatgactatgggcaagtcatttaacctgtttgcctcaatctcttcacctataaaatggggataataatagttatcTACTTCCCaaatttttgtgaggataaaataagataatatttttgaagTACTTTCAAGCctaaaagcactatgtaaatgttagataACATCATTATTACTTATTCTTCACATTaataaaagggaggaagaggaagatctTAACTGGGGTAGGTCCTGAGGCTCCGTCCTAGATCCTCTTCTCTACCTTCTCACTATGctctatttttccttaaaataagattatactttaataaatgaaatccatattttaacaatttattatttttatgtttggaAATTGTTTAATACAattacttaataagtacttataaaACAAATTCACTGAatgaagatttattaagcacctagtatagtcaggcactgtgccaaactcTGGGGAAactaagaaaagcaaaagacaatccctgctctcaaggaactcacagtctaatgggagagacaaaatgcagacagccatgtacaaacaagctatagatgggataaattagaaagaactaaaagagggaaggcactagaatgaaggggGATCAagaagggcttcctgtagaacATGGGATTTTAGCTCAGATTTTAAGGAAGTCAGGAGATGTAGGAGGCAGGGAGTCAGGAGTTTCTGCTCCTGTAACTTTCTGTGGGTTGAGGTAAATGGTTTTCCACACCAGAATTCTGACCTCTAAAAGGagtcaaagaaatgaaataaaactctTAGGAAATGCCACCTGACCTCAGAAGATCTCTCAGAGATTTGTACTTTGTACAAAAATGACTCCAGTAAGTACTGCTGATAAAGCCTGGCTTTCACCTTATTAGGCACTCACAAATGTAGGAGTGATACGATACTGAAttacagaaaggaaaatgggCTTATCTGGGATGAACTAGGACAAGAAGCAATTGAAAAGTCTAAAGTGTATAAACCATGTTATGCAGTAGACTTGAGCAGGATTTACTACAGAAGGTATTGGATGGGAATGTGAAGACTGAATGACATTATATAAAGCTTTATAGGGAAAATCTACTAGTACCTATAACAATTTTGGATTGGCTTCCAAGATAGTAAATAAtactagctcacatttatattgtgctatagtaaagtactttatacacattttctcatttgatgtgCTGCTATCAttacattttatagattaaaaaactgagattcagagaaattaTGCAATTTGTCAGTTTTCCTATACTTTATTACCTGGTGACCTCCTTCATCTTCCATGGATTCTATGATTATTTTCATGCATATTATTCTCTGTCCTGTGTTCCATTCCCATATAtccaactgcctgttggacattcTGAATCATATAtcctatagacatctcaaacctgaaacaaaattcattatcttttaggGAAGCAGCAAGGTggatacaatggataaagtgatgggtctaaagtcaggaagatctgagttcaaatccagcctctcagacacttactagttatgtgaccctgggcaagtcacttcacatctgtTTGTTCAGtttcttccattgtaaaatgaggataagaataacacttaccttacagggttattgtcaTGATCAAgtgagaaaacatttgtaaagtgcttggcacatagtaggtactatataaatgtttattccctcctttGCTCCTTCCCCCCCAAACCTACCATTCTTCCAAACTTAACCATTTCCAATGAAGGCACCACCATGCTTCCAGTCACCCAAGTACACAGTTATGGAGTGATCCTCCATTGCTTACTGTGCCTCACCCTATATGtctaatcatttgccaagtcttgttgattctacctctatATTTCTTGtatctgtttccttctctttattcagAAAACCACTACTCTGGCTCAGGGATTCTTCACCTTTTGCCTGGATTAGTGCAATGGCCTCTTCTTTGGtcctctttccaatccatcctccacaaaacTGCCAAAAtggtattcctaaagcacaggtttgaccgTGTCACTCCCCTGAtcaataaactctggtggctcCATATTATTAGCACTAGGATCAAGTATACACTCCTTTGAATTTTAAAGTCCTTGTTGATCCAGCTGTAACCTACCTTAAACATTACTCCACTTCACATACTCATCTGTTCTGCCATATTGACTTTCTTGCTGTTTCCCATATGTGACACTTTATCtcttgtctccatgcctttgttctagctgtcccctatgcctaaaatgcaccccctccccatctccatctcttagaatgcCTAGTTTCTTTTgaagctcagctcaagtaccaccccCCACATGAGACCCTTTCTGATTCCCCTTATGGCTGGTGCTTCCTCACTCTACCTATCTTGTGTTTGCTCTGCACATGTTTTAGATATTTGTACGTGTTAGCTCTCTTTATAGGGAAAAAACTCCTCAAGACCAAAGACTGTTTGATTTTTGACTCTAGATATTCTCAGTGCCTCctatagtgtttggcacatgcTACAATAGGTGCTTACTTAATGCTTTTTGATCAATTAATGGATCAATGTAGGGTTTCTGGAGTATTTCCCTGGAGGAGTAGAGGTAAGACCTCCTGCTAAGAATAaactccaaggttccttctgcTTTCCCTCCTACCTAAAAGAACAGCTGTTTAGGCCACCCTAGAAAGCCTCTAAAGTACTCCCTAAGCTGACCTAGCCAGTTGTCTACATcactggtatcaaactcaaatagtaaTGAGAGTCACTAAGTTGTATACAAGGATCCCTACATGCTACAGattgacatagaaaaccacatattaacattatttatatttttatttctttttgataaatatttcttaattacatttttttttggtggggcaataagggttaagcgacttgcccagggtcacacagctagtaagtgtcaagtgtctgaggctggatttgaacttaggtcctcctaaatccagggccagtgctttatccactgcatcatctagctgccccctcaattacattttaatctggttcagacctCCGGTCTACCTCCATCCAGAAGTCACAGGATCCTTCCTTCTCATTGACTCATAGATCTAGATATGAaggagactttagaggtcatctagtctaatctcccaGCCCCATACAGACGAGCAAACTAAAAGTTAAGTTGTTAATTGCAGTTATTAAAGTAGTAGAACCAGGACTGAAACTCAGATCCTTTTACTttaaatccagaattctttccacaaCACTGCACTGCCTCTGTTGCCCCATGAATTACCTCATTGCCTTCATGTCTTCTTTAGGTATCAGGGTCATGTTCCAAATGTGGCCTTCTCCTTTGGGGATACCTACGGCAATGCCACCTATAAGTACTTCCAAGATTGCAGAAATTCAGCCCTGGATACAAGCTATAGTCCCTACAGCAAAGGGGGCCAGTTCCCAACGCTTTGCTCTCCAAATCCCAACCTAGTATTGGGTTACCGCTCCCATGCCTGGGACCGCTGGCTACATACACCTACCTATACGCGCTATAACCTTGACTGCAACAGATCTACAGAGCTCAAGCAATTCTATCAGGTGAGCTGGGAATTCACTTTGGGAGAAAGGTGTGGCCACTCCAAAAGAGCGCTGGGTTTGGAGATAgaagacttaggtttgaatcctggctctgagtGTGACTTcattcaaggtcccttccag is drawn from Dromiciops gliroides isolate mDroGli1 chromosome 2, mDroGli1.pri, whole genome shotgun sequence and contains these coding sequences:
- the FAM166C gene encoding protein FAM166C isoform X3, with amino-acid sequence MASRGAGTLLTGNNTAYVPPCLMPGYQGHVPNVAFSFGDTYGNATYKYFQDCRNSALDTSYSPYSKGGQFPTLCSPNPNLVLGYRSHAWDRWLHTPTYTRYNLDCNRSTELKQFYQLVQMHREHYRDKTGTINRVPYFVLPVKEKDRYPLPTDLSSTQNPEMVQNLN